The stretch of DNA AATGCTTCGTTCCATCTCTCCTATTTCGTCACTGCGCGTCGTATCAAGGTCCTTATTGAACTCAATTTGACCGAGTGCCAATTTTTTAATTAATTGTGTTGTTTGTCTTATGGGACGCGAGATACTATAAGATACTAAATAAACAATGACAGTCATAAGAACAAAACCAATTATGCCTATAAGAAGAGAAAATCTCATCATGCTTTTTGCTGGAGCAAGTACCACATCCATAGGAACCGCAACACAAAGTGTCCATGGTCTATCGTCTCCAATTGATATTATGGGAGAAAAGGCATAAAATCTCTCATTACCCAAAGAGTCGTTGTCTATGACTGTAAAAGAAGTACCGCTCTGTATTTTATCTAAAATCTCATGCCTTGTTGCAAATCCTTTATTTGTTTCTGTGATTTTTTTACCGTAAAAGCTCTTGTTTGGGGCTGTAACCCATGATCCGTCATTGCTTAGTATAAAGGCATAACCTTGCTCAAAAGAGCTCAGATTATCACAAATATCTTGAAAATACCCAAGATCAACATCTACTCCTGTTACACCCACAAACTCGCTATTATAAACAATTGGTGTACTAAAGTTTGTGTTCAAAACGTTGTCTTCCTCTTTGCCCGAGTATGAGTAATATTCAGGATTACTTAACCAATCTTTCTTTGTTGTTTTTAATTGATAATAGGAACTTTTAACATCATCTCCTTCCATATTTCTATACGCATCAAAGTATGTTACTGTTCTATTATTACGGAAATATCCGAATAGATATCGTCCATAAGTATGCTTATATGCCGCATCAATGAACCTTAATTCAAAACTTGTAGCTGTTGACAGAAAACCTTTGTTTTGTTCAATTATATTTTTTTGTGTTTCGAGAAATATAGGAGAGAATTTGTCCCAATCTAATTGATGGAAAGTTGCGCCCAAATCTGCTAGTGTTCGTGTAATTGCAAAAATACCATCCAATTCACCTTTAATTTGTTTTGCATATTCTTCCGAATTTGATATTGCCAACTGCTTTGCAGATTTATTTAAGCTATTTATACTATGAATACTTAAATATCCGAAAGAAACAACATAAACAATTGTTGCCGAGGAAAGTATATAAAGTAGTAATCTTCCTTTTATATTTAGTTTTAATCTATCTGAAATTTTAATCATAACAAGGACATATATGTTAGAATGATTTTTCTATCTGTTTGAGTTTACTATTGTTATTATAACATGTATTCAGTTGCTACACAAATTACTTTAATAAAATTACCTGCAGTGTCATTTACGGGACTATAAACTTCAGATAATTTTCGAATATTACCTGCAAAAGAGTACGTTCTATCAACTTTTACAACTTCACCATTTGACAATAGTTCCCATAAATAGGAGTTTGACATTTCTTCGGGCTCTGATATTTCAACATCTCTTATAAAATTAAAACTTTTTCCTAATAGTTGTTCTTTTGAAATACCCATGAAGTTACAAAAATTATTATTCACATATACAATTTCTCCTGACAAATCTAAATGGAATATATATGCTAAAACGTTAACAGCATCTTTCAAACTCTCTGTCTCTGCGTCTCGCTTTGCAAACTCCTCTTGTGTTGCTATCAATTCCTCCATATTCTGACGCATCTCTTCCTCTTTTTGTGTCAACTCTTCTGTTTGCATCTTTGTTTGCTCAAGCAAGTTGCTTGTTCTTTCAGCAACCTGTCTTGCTGCAATAGTCGATGCAAGACTGTAACATGCCTTTTCAATAAATTCTATTTCATGTTCAGCTATCGGATTAAATGATGCTATTTCAACAACTCCCAATACATCGCCGTTCATTTCTAAAGGAATCAATATAATGTAATTTGGATTTGCTTTTCCTAAACCTGATGTTATGTTTACATAATTTTTTGGTACCTGAGTTAAGTATATTGACGCTTTCTCAAAAGCACATCGCCCTACCAATGATTCGCCTATTTTGTAGGCTTTTGTTATTGAGCGTTTCCTTCCCCATGCAAGCGCTGCAAATGCAACGAACTCAACGTTTTCTTCTTCGTTCTCTGGATTTTCAATTTCTTGAGCAAGAAACAAAACACCCTGATTTGCTTTTACATAATCTACAACAAATTTTAATGCCGAATATGTATGTCCTTGAAAATCTAAATCTTGCCGACGAAGTATTTCGTTCATTTTCGCCACTCCACTATTTATCCAAGTTTGCAACTCTTCACTTTTTCTCCGTTGTATATCCTGATCTCTTGCTTCCTTAAGGTTATTTTGCATCTCAATGAGACTCAATCCAATAACATCGTTTTCACTATGTGCTTTATATTCAGCATCAAGGCGCCCTTCTCCAATTCCTTTTGTAAATTCTGACATTTCAAACATCCTGTCTATCAAAAGATTTAGCGAATTGTTTATTTGTCCTATCTCATCGTTATTATCGTTTGTTAATCTGTTTACAGATTCAATTTCACCAAGTGCCAACTTGTTAATTGCTTTTGACACATCGTTCAAAGGTTTGATAAGTCTTATGGCAAATAAATAAGCAGCTAAAAGCACAATAATAAGTCCTACTAAACATACTATTACTGTGTTGAACAGTATTTCGTTACTTTTAGAAAAATGAGCTTTTTGAGAAAAAGCCAATCCAAAGCTCCAAGGAGTATCTGTATTTCCTGCATAAAC from Bacteroidales bacterium encodes:
- a CDS encoding PAS domain S-box protein, producing the protein MIKISDRLKLNIKGRLLLYILSSATIVYVVSFGYLSIHSINSLNKSAKQLAISNSEEYAKQIKGELDGIFAITRTLADLGATFHQLDWDKFSPIFLETQKNIIEQNKGFLSTATSFELRFIDAAYKHTYGRYLFGYFRNNRTVTYFDAYRNMEGDDVKSSYYQLKTTKKDWLSNPEYYSYSGKEEDNVLNTNFSTPIVYNSEFVGVTGVDVDLGYFQDICDNLSSFEQGYAFILSNDGSWVTAPNKSFYGKKITETNKGFATRHEILDKIQSGTSFTVIDNDSLGNERFYAFSPIISIGDDRPWTLCVAVPMDVVLAPAKSMMRFSLLIGIIGFVLMTVIVYLVSYSISRPIRQTTQLIKKLALGQIEFNKDLDTTRSDEIGEMERSIETLSNGLLNALSFAKEIGSGNINAQYNKLSEQDTLGQALIEMRENLQKADEELAKKQEEEKIQIWITQNQAKLADIIRNTSGSIKNMGYEVVRFIINQIEACQGALYILNDNDSDDIYYELVSAVAYDRDRLIHAKIKPEEGLVGRCAFEKMTVLLTDVPDNYINISSGLGDASPNCIALFPLINDNIALGVLELISFNKLKPHEITFIEKSSEGIASFINSLKISRRTDTLLSQLQEQTEMLTQQEEEMRQNIEEMRATQEESQKREESTRKLIDAINTVSMVALYDMDGTLIDINQKFCDVLGLPKESLLGKKQGSFATKKQTSKLFDSLWLDLRNGETRQITQEIEVNGKTMWITELYTPVLNSYGEPDKVYNITIDLTQSKTNT
- a CDS encoding PAS domain S-box protein, with translation MLNKYKKTTSSFRAKLLFFALSTTIFLLILTVGYLSIKTSRIFREDTELYLTQVTTSLAQKLTTELNQDFSLVQNLSTTLGQMPNYKQSISDSITKEILKSAINEHNHIQNIWLQWELNKINTNFQYGNVKSGFYRHNNAVKFKVDTLEHTGYSTKGLYQQIKANPENTISEPYINYLGEQENKVISVCSPIMYKGQFAGVVGIDLPLNYFNNLVQKIEFLDGSQTFFISNQGTIISHEYGEIIGDNITEILENREFDINSLINVGKRFAFYQNGSDKTNYYICFSPVYAGNTDTPWSFGLAFSQKAHFSKSNEILFNTVIVCLVGLIIVLLAAYLFAIRLIKPLNDVSKAINKLALGEIESVNRLTNDNNDEIGQINNSLNLLIDRMFEMSEFTKGIGEGRLDAEYKAHSENDVIGLSLIEMQNNLKEARDQDIQRRKSEELQTWINSGVAKMNEILRRQDLDFQGHTYSALKFVVDYVKANQGVLFLAQEIENPENEEENVEFVAFAALAWGRKRSITKAYKIGESLVGRCAFEKASIYLTQVPKNYVNITSGLGKANPNYIILIPLEMNGDVLGVVEIASFNPIAEHEIEFIEKACYSLASTIAARQVAERTSNLLEQTKMQTEELTQKEEEMRQNMEELIATQEEFAKRDAETESLKDAVNVLAYIFHLDLSGEIVYVNNNFCNFMGISKEQLLGKSFNFIRDVEISEPEEMSNSYLWELLSNGEVVKVDRTYSFAGNIRKLSEVYSPVNDTAGNFIKVICVATEYML